Proteins encoded in a region of the Pseudomonas sp. PDNC002 genome:
- a CDS encoding DUF2388 domain-containing protein: protein MRLSSLPKSPLILGLLLAACASTAQAQSVVRVFNITTNAFARSIDFTSDTTTSVRDMKVVREARDDAASYVGSDGAIRGAQLEAAFKVLREQVPQAREASDQVLAEAILAL, encoded by the coding sequence ATGCGCCTCAGCTCGCTTCCCAAGAGCCCCCTGATCCTCGGTCTGCTGCTCGCTGCCTGCGCGTCCACCGCCCAGGCCCAATCGGTGGTCCGCGTGTTCAACATCACCACCAACGCCTTCGCCCGCAGCATCGACTTCACCTCGGACACCACCACCTCCGTGCGTGACATGAAGGTCGTCCGCGAAGCCCGCGACGATGCCGCCAGCTACGTCGGCAGCGACGGCGCAATCCGTGGCGCCCAGCTGGAAGCCGCGTTCAAGGTGCTGCGCGAGCAGGTACCGCAGGCGCGCGAAGCCTCGGATCAGGTCCTGGCTGAAGCCATCCTCGCTCTGTGA
- a CDS encoding DUF2388 domain-containing protein, whose protein sequence is MRTLLFLLPLLACSLPVQAFDQTTQFPVGTSYATSKVTSAPFDNKLLRGARDDAAQFVATDGAVRGVRLEAALHWLRQEHPGLAANDRELAEAILAK, encoded by the coding sequence ATGCGTACCCTGCTCTTCCTGCTGCCGCTGCTGGCCTGTTCCCTGCCCGTCCAGGCATTCGACCAGACGACTCAGTTCCCGGTGGGGACCAGCTACGCCACCAGCAAGGTCACCAGCGCGCCCTTCGACAACAAGCTGCTGCGCGGTGCCCGTGATGACGCGGCGCAATTCGTCGCCACCGACGGCGCGGTGCGCGGTGTCCGCCTGGAGGCTGCACTGCACTGGTTGCGCCAGGAACATCCGGGGCTGGCGGCGAACGATCGGGAACTGGCCGAAGCTATTCTTGCCAAATAA
- a CDS encoding DUF2388 domain-containing protein, with protein MKNSLRLIAAAALIGCTTGAFATSFVYTTDLSVRATGATSDATSGISNSFKDDKIVLEARDDAATFVASQGQIRGAHLEAAFAHIRSKMPTLAVNDQQLAQAILTI; from the coding sequence ATGAAGAACAGCCTTCGCCTGATCGCCGCTGCTGCACTGATCGGCTGCACCACTGGTGCCTTCGCCACCAGTTTCGTCTACACCACCGACCTGTCGGTGCGCGCCACCGGCGCCACCTCCGATGCAACCTCGGGCATCAGCAACTCCTTCAAGGACGACAAGATCGTTCTGGAAGCCCGCGACGACGCCGCGACCTTCGTCGCCAGCCAGGGCCAGATCCGTGGCGCGCACCTGGAAGCCGCCTTCGCTCACATCCGCAGCAAGATGCCGACCCTGGCCGTCAACGATCAGCAACTGGCCCAGGCCATCCTGACCATCTGA
- a CDS encoding DUF1127 domain-containing protein: MERALSQPQPRLSLLGHLPRLLSEWRRNALTRRHLAALSELQLADIGISPSERVREISKPFWRG; this comes from the coding sequence ATGGAACGCGCGCTTTCACAACCCCAGCCCCGTCTCTCGCTGCTCGGCCACCTGCCACGACTGCTGAGCGAGTGGCGGCGAAATGCCCTGACCCGCCGCCACCTGGCAGCACTCAGCGAGCTGCAACTGGCCGACATCGGCATTTCTCCCAGCGAGCGTGTGCGCGAAATCTCGAAACCGTTCTGGCGCGGATAG
- a CDS encoding DUF1127 domain-containing protein: protein MERTLGSAALSTTRSTSSAHRGLVGTVRLWQRRMESRRQLARLDSRLLADAGISEAQRYAELNKPFWR from the coding sequence ATGGAACGTACCCTCGGTTCCGCAGCTCTCAGCACTACCCGTAGCACCTCCAGCGCCCATCGTGGCCTCGTCGGCACCGTTCGCCTGTGGCAGCGCCGCATGGAAAGCCGCCGTCAGCTGGCTCGCCTGGACTCCCGCCTGCTGGCCGACGCCGGCATCAGCGAAGCCCAGCGTTACGCCGAACTGAACAAGCCGTTCTGGCGCTGA
- a CDS encoding acetyl-CoA hydrolase/transferase family protein, translating to MFRDRVRMSSLLDKVMTADQAAALIKDGMTVGMSGFTRAGEAKAVPKALAERAKQEPLRISLMTGASLGNDLDKQLTEAGVLARRMPFQVDSTLRKAINAGEVMFIDQHLSETVEQLRNHQLKLPDIAVIEAVAITEEGHIVPTTSVGNSASFAIFAKQVIVEINVAHNANLEGLHDIYIPTYRPTRTPIPLTKVDDRIGSTAIPIPAEKIVAIVVNDQPDSPSTVLPPDGETQAIANHLIDFFKREVDAGRMSNSLGPLQAGVGTIANAVMCGLIESPFENLTMYSEVLQDSTFDLMDAGKLRFASGSSITLSARRNAEVFGNLERYKDKLVLRPQEISNHPEVVRRLGIIGINTALEFDIYGNVNSTHVGGTRMMNGIGGSGDFARNAHLAIFVTKSIAKGGNISSVVPMVSHVDHTEHDVDILVTEEGLADLRGLAPRERARVIIDNCVHPSYRDALNSYFDAACERGGHTPHILREALEWHINLDERGHMLAAS from the coding sequence ATGTTCCGTGATCGCGTGCGTATGTCCTCCCTGTTGGACAAGGTGATGACTGCCGACCAGGCCGCGGCCCTTATCAAGGACGGCATGACCGTCGGCATGAGCGGTTTCACCCGCGCCGGCGAAGCCAAAGCCGTGCCCAAGGCCCTCGCCGAGCGCGCCAAGCAGGAGCCGCTGCGCATCAGCCTGATGACCGGCGCCAGCCTGGGCAACGACCTCGACAAGCAACTCACCGAAGCCGGCGTGCTGGCCCGCCGCATGCCCTTCCAGGTCGACAGCACCCTGCGCAAGGCGATCAACGCCGGCGAGGTGATGTTTATCGACCAGCACCTGTCGGAAACCGTCGAACAGCTGCGCAACCACCAGCTCAAGCTGCCGGACATCGCTGTCATCGAAGCCGTCGCCATCACCGAGGAAGGCCACATCGTGCCGACCACCTCGGTGGGCAACTCGGCCAGCTTCGCGATCTTCGCCAAGCAGGTGATCGTCGAGATCAACGTCGCGCACAACGCCAACCTCGAAGGCCTGCACGACATCTATATCCCGACCTACCGTCCTACTCGTACGCCGATCCCGCTGACCAAGGTCGACGACCGTATCGGCAGCACCGCGATCCCGATCCCGGCGGAGAAGATCGTCGCCATCGTCGTCAACGACCAGCCGGACTCCCCGTCCACCGTGCTACCGCCGGACGGCGAAACCCAGGCCATCGCCAACCACCTGATCGACTTCTTCAAGCGTGAAGTGGACGCCGGCCGTATGAGCAACAGCCTCGGCCCGCTGCAGGCCGGCGTCGGCACCATCGCCAACGCCGTCATGTGCGGCCTGATCGAGTCGCCATTCGAGAACCTGACCATGTACTCCGAAGTGCTGCAGGACTCGACCTTCGACCTGATGGACGCCGGCAAGCTGCGCTTTGCTTCGGGCAGTTCCATCACCCTGTCCGCGCGCCGCAACGCCGAAGTCTTCGGCAACCTGGAGCGCTACAAGGACAAGCTGGTGCTGCGCCCGCAGGAGATCTCCAACCACCCTGAAGTGGTCCGCCGCCTGGGCATCATCGGCATCAACACCGCGCTGGAATTCGATATCTACGGCAACGTGAACTCCACCCACGTGGGCGGCACCAGGATGATGAATGGCATCGGCGGCTCGGGTGACTTCGCCCGCAACGCGCACCTGGCCATCTTCGTCACCAAGTCCATCGCCAAGGGCGGCAACATCTCCAGCGTCGTACCAATGGTCAGCCACGTCGACCACACCGAGCACGATGTGGACATCCTGGTCACCGAGGAAGGCCTGGCCGACCTGCGTGGCCTGGCGCCGCGCGAGCGCGCCCGGGTGATCATCGACAACTGTGTGCACCCGTCCTACCGCGACGCCCTGAACAGTTACTTCGATGCCGCCTGCGAGCGCGGCGGCCACACTCCGCACATCCTGCGCGAGGCCCTGGAGTGGCATATCAATCTGGACGAACGCGGCCACATGTTGGCGGCGAGCTGA